The Malus domestica chromosome 10, GDT2T_hap1 genome contains a region encoding:
- the LOC103445057 gene encoding protein RMD5 homolog, with protein sequence MELSTIKDAFERVVKKQKLCFSKSQDVIYQVGREIEQTLTEILSAHDPTSPVDYRSVLADLKVKLNGIGSIPQLEGSHKELNVNLSKYTKLLERSLNSDISKAYRYVDFDHHIVTQMIANHFYREGSFNLGDGIIDEAGEPESTILKSQFMELHQIVEAMKVKNLEPALNWVSANRERLNQIGSNLEVKLHSLQFLEILQKGNLASALQYARTCLSPFASPPSPHKDEVVKLMGCLIYAGRLDSSPYSEITSPTHWEKSMEDLTRQFCSLLGQSYNSPLSMTMAAGFEGLPTLLKLANVMAARKQEWQAMKQLPVPVDLGKEFQFHSIFVCPVSRDQGSQENPPMLMPCLHVLCKQSILKLSKSSTRTFKCPYCPAEASVAQCRQLYF encoded by the coding sequence ATGGAGCTAAGTACCATCAAAGATGCATTTGAGCGTGTCGTTAAGAAGCAAAAGCTATGTTTTTCTAAATCCCAAGATGTAATCTACCAAGTTGGTCGTGAAATTGAACAGACACTGACAGAAATCCTTTCAGCTCATGATCCCACTTCTCCTGTTGATTATAGATCTGTCCTTGCAGACCTTAAAGTCAAGCTCAATGGAATTGGCTCAATCCCCCAGTTAGAAGGGTCACATAAGGAACTAAATGTAAACCTTAGCAAGTACACTAAACTCCTTGAAAGGTCTTTGAATTCCGACATATCAAAAGCATACAGATATGTTGATTTTGACCATCATATTGTGACTCAGATGATTGCGAATCATTTTTATCGGGAAGGTTCATTTAATCTGGGAGATGGCATAATAGATGAGGCTGGAGAACCAGAATCAACCATTTTAAAATCTCAGTTCATGGAATTGCATCAGATAGTTGAGGCTATGAAGGTTAAGAACCTTGAGCCTGCTCTGAACTGGGTCTCTGCTAACCGTGAGAGGCTGAATCAAATTGGTTCGAATCTTGAGGTAAAACTTCATAGTTTGCAGTTTCTGGAGATTTTACAAAAGGGAAATCTAGCCAGTGCACTTCAGTATGCCAGGACTTGCCTTTCTCCTTTTGCTTCTCCTCCCTCCCCTCACAAGGATGAGGTCGTGAAGCTCATGGGTTGCCTGATATATGCAGGAAGGCTGGACAGCTCCCCATATTCTGAGATTACATCCCCAACCCATTGGGAGAAATCAATGGAGGATCTTACACGGCAGTTCTGCAGCCTCTTGGGGCAGTCTTATAATAGCCCGTTGAGTATGACAATGGCTGCTGGTTTTGAGGGGTTGCCGACTCTCTTAAAGCTGGCAAATGTAATGGCTGCAAGGAAGCAGGAGTGGCAGGCAATGAAACAATTGCCAGTACCTGTGGACTTGGGAAAGGAATTTCAGTTCCATTCAATATTTGTTTGTCCTGTGAGTAGAGATCAAGGCAGCCAAGAGAATCCACCTATGTTGATGCCGTGTTTGCATGTACTCTGCAAGCAGTCGATCTTGAAGTTGTCGAAAAGCAGCACGCGTACATTTAAATGCCCATACTGTCCGGCGGAGGCTTCAGTTGCTCAGTGCAGACAGCTATATTTCTGA